A region from the Algoriphagus machipongonensis genome encodes:
- the carB gene encoding carbamoyl-phosphate synthase large subunit gives MPKESSIKHVLIIGSGPIVIGQACEFDYSGSQAARSLREEGITVTLINSNPATIMTDPVTADHVYLLPLEKKSIVKILTEHPDIDAVLPTMGGQTALNLAIDCDKAGIWKKFNTRMIGVDIDAIDTAEDREKFKELMKKIGVSVCEGSTATSFLQGKEIAQEIGFPLIIRASYTLGGAGGAFVEKAEDFEKLLSAGLQASPVHEVLIEQSILGWKEYELEVMRDNIGNMIVICSIENFDPMGVHTGDSITVAPAMTLPDTVYQRMRNYAITMMNSIGTFAGGCNVQFAVSPDNETIIGIEINPRVSRSSALASKATGYPIAKVAAKLAIGYNLDELPNSITGTTSAYFEPSIDYVIVKVPRWNFDKFKGSDRRLGLSMKAVGEVMGIGRNFQEALQKACQSLEIKRNGLGADGKELKDQEKILYSLANPSWNRLFHVYDAFKLGISFRTIYDLTKIDKWFLRQIEELIHLEHEIDKYDINNIPYEIMDMAKKRGYADRQLAHLLGCLESEVFNKRYHEMGIKRVYKLVDTCAAEFEAQTPYYYSSFGEENESTTTDRKKVVVLGSGPNRVGQGIEFDYSCVHGVLAAKECGYETIMINCNPETVSTDFDIADKLYFEPVFWEHIYEIILHEKPEGVIVQLGGQTALKLAEKLEKYGIKIIGTSFEALDLAEDRGRFSTLLKENDVPYPEFGTVHTTDEALELCKTIGFPLLVRPSYVLGGQGMKIVINEKELEEHVVDVLRDIPNNEILLDHFLEGAIEAEADAICDGENVYIIGIMQHIEPAGIHSGDSYAVLPPYNLGDLVIRQIETYTEKIALALKTVGLINIQFAIKNDKVYIIEANPRASRTVPFICKAYREPYVNYAVKVMLGEKKVTDFEFNPVKKGYAIKEPVFSFHKFPNVNKELGPEMKSTGEAIYFIDDLMDDYFLKIYSERNLYLSR, from the coding sequence GATCCAGTGACAGCAGACCATGTGTATTTGCTTCCATTGGAGAAAAAATCCATCGTGAAAATCCTCACTGAACATCCTGACATTGATGCAGTCTTACCTACTATGGGAGGACAGACAGCATTGAACTTAGCGATTGATTGTGATAAAGCCGGTATCTGGAAAAAATTCAATACACGCATGATTGGTGTAGATATCGACGCAATTGATACCGCAGAAGACCGGGAGAAATTCAAGGAGCTGATGAAGAAAATTGGAGTGTCTGTCTGTGAAGGTAGCACTGCAACCTCTTTTCTTCAAGGTAAAGAAATCGCTCAGGAAATTGGTTTCCCATTGATCATCAGAGCTTCCTATACATTAGGAGGTGCTGGAGGTGCCTTTGTGGAAAAAGCAGAGGACTTTGAAAAACTCCTAAGCGCTGGTCTTCAGGCTTCGCCAGTTCATGAAGTATTGATTGAGCAGAGTATCCTGGGATGGAAAGAATACGAGCTCGAAGTGATGCGTGATAACATCGGGAACATGATCGTGATCTGTTCTATCGAAAACTTTGACCCAATGGGGGTTCACACTGGTGATTCCATTACAGTGGCACCAGCAATGACACTACCAGATACTGTTTATCAGCGCATGAGAAATTATGCGATTACGATGATGAACAGCATCGGGACTTTTGCAGGTGGTTGTAATGTTCAATTCGCCGTAAGCCCTGATAATGAAACTATCATCGGGATCGAAATTAACCCTCGAGTATCTAGATCTTCCGCTTTAGCCTCTAAAGCTACAGGGTATCCTATTGCTAAAGTGGCTGCTAAGCTAGCGATTGGCTATAATTTGGATGAACTTCCTAATTCAATCACAGGAACTACTTCAGCGTATTTTGAGCCATCCATTGACTATGTGATTGTGAAAGTTCCACGTTGGAATTTTGATAAATTCAAAGGTTCGGATAGAAGACTGGGTCTTTCTATGAAGGCTGTTGGAGAAGTGATGGGAATCGGTAGAAACTTTCAGGAAGCCCTCCAGAAAGCATGTCAGTCTCTTGAGATCAAAAGAAATGGTTTAGGAGCTGATGGGAAAGAATTGAAGGATCAGGAAAAGATTCTTTATTCTTTAGCCAACCCAAGCTGGAATCGTTTATTCCATGTTTACGATGCCTTTAAATTGGGGATCTCTTTCCGTACTATTTATGATTTGACAAAAATCGATAAGTGGTTCTTGAGACAAATTGAGGAGTTGATCCACTTAGAGCATGAAATTGATAAGTATGACATCAATAACATTCCTTATGAGATCATGGATATGGCCAAGAAAAGAGGCTATGCCGATCGTCAATTAGCTCATTTATTGGGATGCTTAGAGAGTGAAGTATTTAATAAAAGATACCATGAGATGGGTATCAAGCGAGTATACAAACTTGTAGATACCTGTGCAGCTGAATTTGAAGCGCAGACTCCATATTATTACTCTTCCTTTGGTGAAGAGAACGAATCCACTACGACAGACCGTAAGAAGGTGGTAGTCTTAGGTTCAGGGCCCAACCGTGTAGGACAAGGGATTGAATTTGATTACTCTTGTGTGCATGGGGTTTTGGCTGCCAAAGAATGTGGCTATGAAACCATCATGATCAACTGTAATCCTGAGACAGTTTCTACAGATTTTGATATCGCAGATAAATTATATTTCGAACCAGTATTCTGGGAGCATATATATGAAATCATCTTGCACGAGAAGCCAGAAGGCGTAATCGTTCAGTTAGGTGGTCAAACTGCCTTGAAGCTTGCAGAAAAGCTTGAGAAATATGGTATCAAAATCATCGGAACTAGCTTTGAGGCTTTGGATCTTGCTGAAGATAGAGGAAGATTCTCTACCTTATTGAAAGAGAATGACGTTCCTTATCCAGAATTTGGAACAGTTCATACTACCGACGAAGCATTAGAACTCTGCAAAACGATTGGCTTCCCACTATTGGTTAGACCAAGTTATGTATTAGGTGGTCAAGGCATGAAGATCGTGATCAACGAGAAGGAGCTGGAAGAGCATGTTGTGGATGTGTTGAGAGATATCCCAAATAATGAGATCCTACTCGATCACTTCTTGGAAGGTGCTATTGAAGCTGAAGCAGATGCGATTTGTGATGGAGAAAATGTGTACATCATCGGAATCATGCAGCATATTGAGCCAGCGGGTATTCACTCTGGGGATTCTTACGCAGTTCTTCCTCCCTATAATTTGGGAGACTTGGTGATTCGACAGATTGAAACTTACACTGAGAAAATTGCCCTTGCATTGAAAACTGTCGGTTTGATCAATATCCAATTTGCGATCAAAAACGACAAGGTGTATATTATTGAGGCAAACCCAAGAGCTTCTCGAACCGTACCATTTATCTGTAAGGCTTATCGTGAACCTTATGTGAATTACGCCGTAAAGGTGATGTTGGGCGAGAAAAAAGTAACCGATTTTGAATTCAATCCGGTGAAAAAGGGTTATGCTATCAAGGAACCAGTTTTCTCATTCCATAAATTCCCGAATGTAAACAAAGAATTGGGGCCTGAAATGAAGTCTACCGGTGAGGCGATTTACTTTATCGATGACTTGATGGATGATTATTTCTTGAAAATTTACTCTGAGAGAAATCTCTATTTGAGTAGGTAA